ttttcttggccACGTATTTGTGATGTTTTTACAGCCTTGTCTTTTACTTTGTCTCTGTTAGCATGTTTTGTATCCTCAAGGAAACAAACAGATAGAATGACAAGGCTTAATGGTACAACTGGAAGCCCCCCATCCTGAGGCACAAATTGGACTTTACATGTGTTTCATTAGTACATGAGAGATGCTAACTATgctaaaatgtatttcttttctgCGTATTTAAGAGGCTTAAGTCAAGAAAAAGCTGAAATTCAATAAAATGAGGCATTGGTTTAAGAAAAGTATTCAAATCAGGCCGTTACCAATGGCAACAGTGCCTCGATCCAGTATAGTGATATACATTACAGGGGTTCGTATCCTGCCCACACTGAATAGTGTAAATTGTATTTAACATATTCAGACAACTCAAGATTTGGTCTAGTCCCGACACATAAAAGTGTCCATACCTGAAACATATGACACATTCATCTGTCTTAATGTGGGGGGGAGGGCAAATTTagcatttttataaatcttacagaaacaagagagatgaggaaatgaggaaagctaagcaataataaataaaaaatgactgcTTGTTATCTTTAACATCACTACTGTCTGTGATTGTTATTTAATACATCATTCAGAGGAGCCATCTGCACCAGCTATCCTATACTACACACAGTGAACTTAGCAATGTAACACCTTCACTAAACCACCTCCACATGTCTGGCACTAAACGTGACACCAGGGAAACATAATCTATGTACAGCAGTGCCTGCTGCCCGCATACACTTCCTTTTACCAcactgtttcctctccttttgCATCAGAGTCCTGGTCTACCAAACCAACAAAACATCCTCACTCCCAATGAGCACGCCACTTAACTTATAAATACAATTTAGACTTTTTCACAGGCTAAATCCTCAAGAGCAACAAGCAAAGATTATCCAGGTGAGCAGAAAAAGGcaatcaaatataaaatataaaatcagaatagacataaaaatgttaatatatgGTActccatttttaaaacaaacaaaatatcatATATTCTGTACACAATGAATTAATACAGTGTGATCCGTATACATTCCAAAACCAATTTGAATTTGTAATAAGAGCATCAATGTAAACATAATACTTTCTTGTCTAACTCAAAACTTGCAGCACCAGCTGTTCAATGCAtcataatatataaacacattctGTATTCACAGATTAAGTACGTAGAAATATCTATATCTGGAGTTAAAagttgaggaaaaataaaggtCCATCAAAATATTGGACGACAACTTTTACTGGGTGGCTATTGTTTATGAACAAAGAGGGAAACGTGTCAATCTGCTGGGACGCTGTTTCCACCGAAGGCACAGAGACAGATGAACAGCCGTGGTATCCAACCTGTGGGCACTTCCTGCTCTTCAAGAGAAGCTGAGGTGACTCTGCTGGTCTCTGGACTTCTGATCTGACGTCTCACTCCCTCACAGCAAAGACCCGGAAAGAGCCTCCCTCTGTGTTGCTCTTGCTGCAAACAGGCgaaacagaaaacatgttacATGTGGCgccatgaccgaaagaactagatcgcgggtacaagcggccgaaatggttttcctcaggagggtggctggcgtctcccttagagatagggtgagaagctcagtcatccgtgagggactcggagtagagccgctgctcctttgcgttgaaaggagccagctgaggttgttcgggcatctagtaaggatgcctcCTGGGTGTTCCAGGcatgaccagctgggaggaggcctcggggaagacccaggactaggtggagagattatatctccacactggcctgggaacgcctcgggatcccccagtcagagctggttaatgtggcccgggaaagggaagtttggggtcccctgctggagctgttacCCCAGCGACCCGACCCcagataagcggttgaagatgagtgagtgagtgagatgTTACATTTGGCGACCACTAATGCAGATGCAACACAGGGTGATTTAGTATGTAACTTCCATAAAGTCGGGGGAATTGTGAGAAATCAGTCAATAGTAGCTTTCTTAGATCTTAGATCATCTAAACTCTGACGGGCGAATTTACAAAAAAAGGACGAGGGATGTCACGACAACCGATACTTCATGCCAAAATATTGGTATCAGGCACCAGGTCAAATAGTTGTACAATACCAACATTTTGAAAACGTGATGGTaatcatttttctacagtaccgcaggtactGTCGGGGCTCAAGTCTGAGAGCGTCCGGTCATCCAGGGGacgacagaaaatgtatttgggACGCATTAAACTCACTATTAACGCGACatggggacgcaccctattttttccctgataatgctacattgttaacaacaaatctgtgttgagaaagctagttaacgttagctgttagctctgtgcagTACTGAGCTGCTTACCgggtgctaacagctaacattaactagctctcgtcctgccgatttaaAAACGGGAGGTGCCACTGATTGACATTATGATCagactctattcagtaaaaatgaggacgaaggtaaattctaacgtcctcatgatgtgttcaaatgtattcttgtaaaatttagtttttggtgagaaacttgaatgaatccagttgtttgagatgttttcacagcaatatactaaatacaatataaaaaaattctggtattgtgacatccctagaatGGATGGCACCATAAATTGTGCATCTATCTTTCCCCCGCCTCAACTTTCGATTTAAGATATCACGGTATTGATATTACAGCACAAACATGCCCTTTAAGTTTTGCAGCTGAGTGCAATTTGCCCTGTTTTGGGTGTTATTGCAATTATCCATGTGGCAAAGTATAAATGTTGCCTTTGCGCCAAGAACACAGTAGGCAGAACAatggcaaaaagaaaaaatgaaatttCCAGACCTTGAGCTTCAGGTCTTGACAGATGAGGTGCAGAGGCATTCCTCAAAACTTCAGGCAAGGAATTTAAACGTGACGGAGAGAAACCGTATTTAGGATTTAATATCCCAGTCTGTCTGGGCTGTTGGCGTTTTCAAACGCACACATTCAGACTGTAAAAGAAGACGGCATGAAGTCTGGGCGTGACACCCCTTATAAATGCGCTTTAgttaccaccaactctctgaagacactaataatttcactgtagCTGTGTGCGCTGATCTTTGTGAActggactgtttttgcaatgaggctcatttgcatagaaatgGGACAATTTTGTGCCAAATGCATGCATCTGTGAATTCGCCCCTCAGACTTTAGAAAGCTCCCGTtggagccacagaagacattttgttaTTATGTTCACAGGCAGAGTAGTACTCCCTGTGACAAGCAAATTGCCTTTAAgtcaaataaatacatctttgtttgtttttgtgatacTTGGAAGTCTGCTCTTTAGTATTGTCCAACTCCTCCCAGCCGCCATTAAAAAGTACCCAATCCTGGTGTTCACACAGCATCTTTGGAAATGGCACGTTGGCAGTATGACTCATTGTTACCGTCTGACCTTTTCCAGCTACCACATGTGTTAAACTAGATGATTTTATAATTAGTTCATTGGTGGAGAGACCTTGAAGCTGTGCCATGATCAATAACCATGATAGGCCTGTGTGATTGGTATCAGATCACAGATAATTGTCCGTAAAGGGAAGCTCTGACTAAGTGGCTGACAGCATTTCCATCCCCGAGTAATCAGATAGGTTGTGATTACTTCCCCAGCAGCAGAGTCCAGTCCAAACTGCCCTCCCTGCCATGATGTTGGCACATGGCACGGCCTCTCCCTCAGCCGTTTATTGACCTCCTATCCCAGTGCCCTGAGCGGGGCCTTTACAGCTCTGCATTAGATTTCATAGTAGTCAGACATGGATTATTTTGGCCATTCAGCACTTTGCACACTCAATTGAAATGCCTGAGTAAAGTAAGCAAAGATCCCATGTGTGGCCCATCCACACACCAAACCACACCATTACTCTTACAACCCCACATGCCAGCACAACTGCCCACAAGGGCTTCCTCGCCTGAGCGTAGTCCGCTGGAGCCGGCCACAGCCATGAGAGTGATGTGAGAAACATGGTGTGCATGCAGGGAGCCCACTACATGCAGTATTACAGGAGACATAAATCAAGGTAGGCTGCAGTGAATAAAAACACCTTTCTCAGGCATATTTGAGATTCTCTTGTCAAATTTACTTGTCCAATTTTACTACAAGCtccatgttttcatttcaattgTGTGTCTCAAGGTTTTCTTTACCACACTCCCATTGGTCAAATATTAAAGCCTGCACCGAGCAAAGCATTGAAGATAAATATTATTCTGTATTTACATATAACCTCCGACATAAAATTCAGTTTTAACGTGCATGATTATTGTGAACATAGTTAAACCTAAAGATCTAGTTCCAGACTTTCTGATTTGCCGCACACGTCTCAAATTTGTTCAGCAATTTAAACAGGTTTGGTGTTGTGTCCATTGAAGGCTGTTTAACCCCAGTTagaaaaactgactgggttttAATAGGCAGGATTATATacgtagctagctaactagatACATTTGTTAAAAATAGCGATAGACAAGTGGCAAAAAGCATAGATGAGATTGACGTAGCTGTACAAGCAGTCGTAAGTCGacatacagaaacaacaacTCTAAAATCAACATGTTTCTTTCATCAACGTGAAAGATGTTGAGTTAGCTGCTCTTAGTAACCGCTACGGCAGCTTATGAGTTATCTATGAATGACTTTAGCATGGCAGATCTGTCACTCGCTACGATTAgttagacaaaacaaaacaaaataggTAATCAGCTAGCATGAACACATTGTCAGGCCGAATGTACCCCATGAAACAAAATGGCTATTAAGTCTGATTATGAagctaatggtgccttcaaatggggtcgtgtttaccatgcttacgagatgagtccatatgaacgcccccctccaTGTcatattcacaacctcgtaagtggaaagtttctgaaagctcacgagttgtgacgtgtttgttgatgttgtcagaaatggcggcgGCCTTGGAAATTCATTTTTCGGtgtataataagttaatatactgtagttttagtcctatattgtttttcttcataattttataatatgtctgaggaaaatgttgatattcccaacggcctcatgtctttttcctctgtcattatgcctttgcatttcctacaTTATgctacccacttgctagcttgcgaacttgttagcctctgtggcttctagacaccaACAGTAACGTTATAATTGCCCTTGcgtagcagcggtgttcttcacgaTGTAACCACTTGAATgtcaagcatatcgtgtacacgacttcccacgttgtaaacacgagttcacaagtttcatttgaaggcaccataaattTCTCACACTGAGTGCCCACCCACACAGCTGTTCTCAATCTGGCCTAATTAGACCTCTTCTCATGACTGTGTGGTTAACTTTTGTCCAGACTTCActctcctgttagctttgttgcacctgttagggTGGGATACTTTATATTTTTACCATGCTTGTTAATGCAGTCAGTTTGCTGACATTGCATAAATTCCAGCATAATTCTGGTTGGGAGACCTTGCTCCGTTTATTGCAAACCAAACCATGTGGCTAGCGGCTTGGGaaaatattatgacattattcggGGATCCCAACCACCAAACCATACATACAGTACTACCTGACTCCTATGAGACTTTAGCAGAATACATGTTGCACACCTCAAACTGCAACAGTGGCAGACGTGTTTGTACATGTGTTATTAGCAATAACAAATTCCCACACTTTGCCAGGCTTTAATACTTAACTGATGGCTTTCATTACATCTAAGGAGACTTTGCCGTTTCACAGCTGCCAAATGGTTGCTTGTTAATGAAGCATGAATAGTtgttctcattttcagattaaaaaaagCTTCTCTTAACTACTCTACAGTCAGACTACTCAGAGCCAAATCTAAAAATATAGATTTCTGGAACTCTATCTCTAATGTCACTATCGTAACCTACAACTATTTGACACGGTGCCTGATCCATTTATCTATGTGCTTATTGTGCAACAATCCTCATCTGGGAAGGataattacagtaaaaacagttgACAAAAAAATTGAGTAGTACCTCTCAGACTGGATGCCATTTTTCAGGACTCCAGCGTAGCTCTTTCTCTTGTCCAGTGGCAGAACATCCACCAACCCACCGTCTGCTCTGAGTGCCCCGGCATGGATGGCTGCTTTACAAATACTGGAGCCCTGTGAGGAGAAAGTGTGGCAAAGAGGAGAAATACTTGAACAGCTTTTTCAAGACATGAATATCTTTGTAATTCCTTTATTATCGAATACAGTACAAAATATATTGCAGCagttcacagacacacacgcaagCATTTGTTTCCCAGTCTGAGCCAGAACAACAGACCGTAAGCTCTTATCAATCATTCGTTTCTAGTCTAAACACAGATCACACTCTCCATACACCCCTACAACATTTCTCACCAGATGGTTTATGTCTCGTGTTTAACCAACATCCAGCTTCTACACCGCTGTAGAAACACATTTGGGCGCCTGAGATTGCGAAACATTCCTGGGCACATTTGCTATGAGCCACACTGCTGCCTTTTTCTGTGACTGTTGTAAGACGCTCAAGATATCTGGGAAACTGTGATCTGCGTCCAGACAGACAACACATTGACCTCATGCGAATTGGCAACTCCAAAATAAGACTCCGAAACAAGAGTAATGGGAATTCCTACAAACTGTACATGTGATAAATAGTCTGGAGGGTACTTTACAACGAGGAAACCACTTTTCACCTCCTATCTCTGAGACACAAGCACTTAGCCCCGAGATAAACCGTGAATAAGCCTCTGAGTGATCAGGCCCCGTGCTGCGTAATACTTCCCTGGCAGTCTCTGGCTTACCTCACCATTACTCCCATTCTCCATGAGCCATATTCATACTGTGATTCAATGGCTTTCCATAGCTGCCATGCATTACAAAGCCTGCAAAGTCACTCTAACTTAACCATGCTGTAGATTCACACATCTTTATCTTTCTGTCTGAACTAATAGCACAAACATACATAAAAAGAAATAGCACCGAACTGGAGGACCTGGACCTCTGGTGTGTTTCATGATCTGATAAAAGATCATTCAGAACATGCACATACAAAAATACTGTTTTGCTTACATCTGTGTAGATGTTGTTTCCAATCACAGGTGACCAATAGGAAGGCTGAGTCTTGCAGTTGGCCGGACAGAACATTCTGAGAAACAAATTGGACGTTAGTAAGAATTTgcagtgttttgttgttttacttgAGGTAATAAtctcgaagattttcatttaaataaatgtctgttaagtcactatctattgCCAaaggaggtaacacaatggtgattggcCCTTGCTGTATGAAGTTACTGCTAATGCAAACCCAATATTTcctactgctgcagcttcacattaaaatcatttaacttgcaaaacacgaaaacaaacactttttaatGACGTAGTCACAGGAAATACAGCGTGTTTGTCAGTGAGCTTGACACTGGCCGCTATCATTCATCAAAAATGTGTCTACAAAACAAggtcatttttgtcattttttgacagcggatcagttttaaatattGTAAAGGAGTGATGAAAAAAGAAGTAGCAAACACAGTGAGCTGTTGGCTGCACTGCGAGGCAACCAACTACCTTTCACTTTCGCTGTTCACAGACTCATGCCGTGAGCAGCATAAAATCAGATCATGGTTGCTCAACCGAACGATGGAAAAAGGCCAATTATTGTCTGacttctttattaaaacaacaatagtTTGTTTTGCTGCCCCCAGTATTCTGAGACCTTTAGTATTAAACCGAATTTTTGTTACCACCAGTATAAAGGGTGTCGCCAactcaaccaggactgaaatcttacagattgccactttaacatCCCCTACTTAGCATTTATAAACActatatgctgtatattttAATGGTTTATAACCCAGTATAATAGGGTTGTAAGAAGATATAAGGATATTtctgtgtttattaatgtacagtAGTTGTAACAATTTTACTCTACTCCTTTTAAGATATATTTCGTAATACAATTGTATTTTACTATAtagtgattcattttctgtgccCACCACAGGAGGAGGTACTGTAAAGCCAAACCTTTAATATGCTAATTATCTCATGCTTTAGAGAATAATAAGATGGTGGATGTGAGGAGGTACCTTGGACAGTTTGAGTAGGGCTTTTTGAAAGGGCAGACTTCATCCACTGTGGTGTAGCAGTCAGCAGTCATTtctgtcacagagagagagaagagaaaaacactTAAAGTAATATGCCTAATATGTGTTGGTTGACTGTGTGAATCTACATGCAATCATGACTTGAAGCTCTTCTTAAAAAGCTCACTTACCTTCCACTTTGGCCACCACAAAGGCGTTGCCCGgtttatatttactgtaaaagaCATCGTAGTGTTTAGAAATCAGGAACACAAATGGTTCTCAGAAAATGAAATTGCACAAATTCTGAATCATAGAAGCAGGGAAATGTGTTTCATAAATGTTGAATCAGCATATGTGATTGAAATTAGACCAAACATCTACCTGGAGGACTCAATGCCGTTTTTAGTGGCTCTGACAAAGAATGGAAACTTGTCCATCCTTGTGACGTCGATCACTCCTCCGTTGTTGTCAATGACACCAAAATGGATAGCAGCACGGCAAATACTTGATTGctgaaacaataaaacattataaatatacatttacagtatgaaTTATTGCATGATGCAAGATGTTTGTTTAATGTTTGACAGACTCACCACATCGTAAAAGAGAGTTCCCCAAACTTTCCCTTTCTTATTCAGACAATTAGCAGGACAATTATATCTGCAGTCAGAAAATGAAACGGAGACAAGAGTGAGTTGATATTGGAGAGGAAGtcaaaaaatcaaaatcaaaatcagAATAAATAAGACATATTTTATGCACATCCGAAAAAATAACCTGACCTGTTGCAGGTTCCTCCTCTACACTTATCTCGCAGTCTAGTCTCACACTTAATGTTTTGAGCTGCAAGAACGAGACAAAAAATTAGTAAAGAGGAAATGTACAAAACATGAAAGTTTATGGTTATACTTTAATAATTCCTGTAGCTACCGAGAAAGGTGTTGCTAGGAGTATCTGAAGACGGTGTCCTGGGTGTGGTGGGCTTTGGGGCTGGTTTCTTTGGAGGAGAGGGTTTAGGTTTGGGGGCAGGTTTGACGGTGGTGCGAGGTGGCACTGGAACCTGAGGCTTCTCCACCTCATTCATGTCCTCCGTCTCTGACCGCTGAGAGTCTACAGATGGACACACAGATTTGAGTTCAGGTTGGTTGTAGAGACACTATCAATCAAAAGCCGTTAAGAGGCTAAGTAAGCTCCTCACTGTGACTCGTTCCAAGAAATCCATAAGTCCAgatgtgtttatgttgtttatttaaatgaaaagaatgaCAAGCAATGACTTAGGCTAACTGGAATAACTAAAGTAGATGAATTGACTCGACTTAACGtaacgtgacgtgacgtgacgtgacagTAATGATACTAACCAAAAGAACGTGTGCAgccaaaacaaataataaaaaacaataaagtctAAACGCATGTTTTGGCCCCTACATTGGTAATATCTTTAATGTTAACATCTTTGAATGAAAACCATGTGGGTTTGCTCACCTTTGTAGCACAGGTTATTCCTACATCCTCCTCCATAAATGGGAGGGCACTGGGAACAAGGGCGGCCGTTCTGGTACGGAGCATCGCCAATCCAGTTGCCCCTGCAGAAGTGAACAGTGGACAGCTTGACTAAGGTGGAAATTAATCATCAGTTTTAGCGTCACTGGGCTCATGGCCTTGTAATTACTTCAGCACTCTTTGTCCTTGGTCAACACTCCTAATATAGTCATTAATCCCACAAACTAATAAAAAACACTCCTCGTTGTCTCTCAGGCAATTACATCCTGTGGGCTGTCTGGAAAACAAGCGCCTGCTCTGCTCTTATTTATCTTTCCCCGtgcttcattattatttttctattctGACATCTGGAGGAATTTTAATGGCTCCAATATATCATTACAAATGTATCGTGCTGCATATCTGCACTGCAGCTAATGACACACACTGCAGCATTTGACAGCACTGTAAGGACAAAGAATATAAACAGgagtcaagagagagagagagaagaggtgtTGATGAACAGTGGAACATGGAGGAATATTGAGCTTACTTTGGGGAATAGTTGCACACAAGGTAAACGGCGTTCTCCCATGTTTCTCCCCACACGTTCATCACCGAACACACGTGCACAGCGCAGCCCACTCGGCTAGTGGTTGCCCAGACCAGCTGTAATAAAAGAATGGCCAAAGTTAGCACGAAAAACTGCTGAATGAACGGACACATAGCAGAGTTGTTCAATCAGTCATTCCAGAGGAAGCAACTAGATTGGCAGTCAACGATTAATGGGGCCACTGGGACTGTCTGTTATTCTGCCCCAGTCGGATGCACATAATGTGTGAACCCAGTTTGCCCTCTGTGACACAATCATGATTATAATCCTCCTGATAGAAGTGGAAAAATGTATCTCATAATATCTTAACTCTGGAGAAACAGAAGTCAGCGTAGGCTCAAAACTGTCCAAGGTAAAATAAAACGCCTAATTAAACGGAAAGCTGCTGCAGTGGTGTTACAGATGAATGAAGTGCCATTTGACGGCGAATACAACACAGCATGTTCCATAACTCCTCCTCACTTTCCTCCCAAACTCTGAAACATGTGCGTTCTCCCTCCTCAGGAATGTTTCCTGGTACAGTTAGAAGCCACTGGAAGCAGTGAGTCAGCACACAGACTGATGTGTGCTGAGTGTTGCGGGTCGTTCGGCTCAGTGTACTCTCTAACTCCAGAGGGTCCAGCATTTATCCACTGAGCTAGTTATGGAGTATGACTGCCTGGACTGCAGGTACATCAGCGCTTCCAGCAAATGAAGGACAGAGACAAGGTGATGATGCTCAGATTTGGCACCGTCTCCTCTCTGCAGCATCTTCGGGAAGAATCCAGGTCAAGCGGTGAGGGGTGTCTGCTGTGTCTGGAAATGACTACCAGATGGCAGTGATCAGGTTTCAGGGTGAGGGCAGCGGGAGGAGTCTGGATGTTTCTGTAAAGTCATCCCAGCAGCTACAAAGTAAAGTCTAGGGAAAGAGGTGGCCAgctcacacatttcttttttccttttgattGATCTCTTCATTTTCTCATCCACTCTTCTTTCTGTCCATTACCTGCATCGGATTTTCTATTTCTCCTTCTCTGTCTACAAGTTGCTATATCCATGCCTGTCACTTAACCCCTCAGTCCCTCTACAACTGTGCCCATAAATACACTGAAATATCCTACAGGGTGCACACCACATGTCGTAACCCAGCAACACCTGTCAAGTGACATATGTTCCATGTTATAGATAAAAGAAGGCATGCGGTataatagacattacagtatatGCTTCAAAAGAaagttgaaaaaatatatatttcaaccTAAAAATGACACCTACCACCACACTGGGTGCCAAACTTTTCAGCTTCTTGCAGTAACTGATCAGATTGAATGTAAGCTTATAACTCACCGCCAAGTAGGGCTACACAGTTGATCAAAATGTTATC
Above is a genomic segment from Sebastes umbrosus isolate fSebUmb1 chromosome 2, fSebUmb1.pri, whole genome shotgun sequence containing:
- the crispld2 gene encoding cysteine-rich secretory protein LCCL domain-containing 2, giving the protein MTGAAMTWLPVLFLLLLCVRDSASLFLPDSNELRQLLSRYEEEADQNGNGNTSGNRTRRAIRWSDREEILQLHNKLRGAVYPTASNMEYMVWDDELERSATHWAEQCQWDHGPQDLLMSIGQNLAVHWGRYRSPAYHVQAWYDEVKDYTYPYPQECNPWCPDRCSGPMCTHYTQLVWATTSRVGCAVHVCSVMNVWGETWENAVYLVCNYSPKGNWIGDAPYQNGRPCSQCPPIYGGGCRNNLCYKDSQRSETEDMNEVEKPQVPVPPRTTVKPAPKPKPSPPKKPAPKPTTPRTPSSDTPSNTFLAQNIKCETRLRDKCRGGTCNRYNCPANCLNKKGKVWGTLFYDVQSSICRAAIHFGVIDNNGGVIDVTRMDKFPFFVRATKNGIESSSKYKPGNAFVVAKVEEMTADCYTTVDEVCPFKKPYSNCPRMFCPANCKTQPSYWSPVIGNNIYTDGSSICKAAIHAGALRADGGLVDVLPLDKRKSYAGVLKNGIQSESKSNTEGGSFRVFAVRE